DNA sequence from the Coregonus clupeaformis isolate EN_2021a unplaced genomic scaffold, ASM2061545v1 scaf1161, whole genome shotgun sequence genome:
agacgtgttccaggaccacctgggcggtctccttggcggttgggagcttggggaggggaatgaagtgtgccatcttgctgaaacggtcaactatggtgagaatgacggtcatgccacttgaaggggggcagccccgtgacaaagtcaagggcgatgtgagaccagggacgtctgggcacaggcaggggctgcagcaatccggctgggggctggcaggacgacttgtgttggttgcagatggggcaggcttggacgaattcccgtacatcctttctcagagagggccaccagaacctctgggcgagcaggttgtaagtgcgggtggagccagggtgacaagctaggcgggagtcatgtccccactgaacgacctgggacctcaggtctcggggacaaaaaggcggtcagctgggcaagtgctgggacctggctggttacggagagcctccagcacctgttcctcaacagcccaggtcagagctgcaacgatgcagggacttggcagaatcgacacagggtccttggagggggtgtcatccttctggaattgacgggagagggcgtctggcttggtgttgcgatccaggccggtatgacagagtgaaattaaacctggtgaagaacagggcccagcgggactgcctggagttcaaccgtttggccgtgcggatgtactccaagttcttatgatcggtccaaacgagaaatggaatggtggacccctccagccagtgacgccactcctccaaggcaagcttcacagccagcagctcacggttccctatgtcgtaattgcactcagagggggacaaccgacgtgagaaaaggcacagggatggagcttcctatcctccgcagcccactgagaaatcacagcaccaactccccacatccgaggcgtccacctccacaatgaattgccggtccacatcaggcatctggaggatgggagcggaggtgaacctcaccttgagggtactgaaggctttgtcggctgctggggtccaggtgaagggttgcttggtgctggttagagcagtgagaggggcagcaacggtactgtagttccggataaactttctatagaagttagcaaaccccagaaactgttgcagcttctttctgttctccggaactggccatgaagtgactgctgatactttggcaggatccatttggatacttcctctgccactatgtaccccaggaaggccactgtcttgacgtgaaactcacatttctctgccttggcgtagagggaattctccagaagacgatgaaggacttgctggacatggcgggtgtgttcagacaggtttctggagtagattaagatgtcctccaggtaaacgaagacaaacttgtttaacatgtcccgcagtacatcattcactagagcctggaacacagcaggagcattggtgaggccaaaaggcataaccagatactcgtagtggcctgttggtgtattgaatgtggttttccattcatctccctcccggatccgcactaggtggtaagcgtttctgagatccaacttggtaaaaacagtggctcctggagcaactcaaaagcagaggtgagcagaggcagagggtaacggtttttcactgtgatgtcgttgagtcccctgtagtcgatgcagggggcgaagagatccgtccttcttccccacaaagaagaagccagcaccagcaggagatgaagatgaacggattaatccctgcggacagagagccattgatgtagtcctccatggactttctttcaggagcagacaacgaataaagacgaccctttggaggggctgttccagggaggaggtcgatggcacagtcgtacggtccggtgagggggcagagatgtggctcttgctttgttaaacacctctctgagaccatggtagcattctgggacattggagaggtcaggagcggagttagtaggtactggccgagggggtagtgcggcagcaagcaggcaggttcggtggcagtcctctccccactccctgatcaccccggtcacccagtcgagctgaggggttgtgccggcggagccatgggtaacccaggatgaggggttggcctggagaggggagcaggtgaaactggatagtttcttgatggtttcggacagacccatcgagaccggggccgtgacatgagtgaccgatccgagtaagtgtccgtccagtgcccgggcaggaataggaggtgtcaaacggaggttctccagtcccagttggcgtgccagcttgatgtccattatgttggcttcggcgccagaatccaccagagcagccagggtgtgagttgagtcagagaggcggaggtgaacttgcagcaggggtttgcggtcggaggactggatggtcattgaactcaaccggactcccctatgcccggtgagcttcggccctttaaagggcaggttaccacacgatgtccatcacctccacaatagaggcagaggtttgaggtgaagcggcgctggcgctctgcaggagtgagagaggctcgcccaatctccataggctcagactgatcaagctgacctgggtgagtggcagtagatgacaggagcccagtcggatctctccgaatgccggtagtaggtggaccttggcgccccctctcacgacgacgggtctgtatccttctgtcgatcctgacagtcagtgcgatggcttcatcaagagtggaaggcagttcatgggagaccaactcgtccttgatatagtcagccaaactatggaagaacgctgcccaccaacgatggtgtgttccaagaacttcgcctagccagggttcggaagtcgatggaatggtctgcgactgtacgtctgccttgtcgaatactgaacagttcacgagacgcctctgcggttggtgaatccaggtcaaacaccttcagcatctcctcagcaaacaggtcgaaggttgcacatgcgggggtttgacgttcgaactctgctgttccccagagtcgagctcggcccgtcaggtgagtgatggcatacccaactttagccccctccgtggcgaaggtccttggctgcaaggagaactgaagtcggcagctagtcaggaatggccggacctgggttgaatcgccgttgaaccgctcggggtttccaatcttgggttcggagcagcggctgcaatgaccggggcaggtaactcgggggcagggctggtgggcagactggctggggtaaggttggtgaggagttgaatgatcatggcgagttgttgttgctgctgctggaactgctgctcatgctcatcggtttccatgtcggggaaagtgtgcgctgagtccataatggtcagatcgtactgtcacggttcagacagacgaccagaggaccacaattgcgtcacaccagaaagtttattaaaacttaagggaaaagggaagtagggagtgaatgaaggctccaggggtaacagggatcccgtccaatgtgctgggtctgtgccccccccagtggcagcgatgcgtcctatgaagccggtggtgggtggtccagaagtcctgggggaggggagacacagacacaacagggcggaatgaaacaaggcagcagtacagttcaagggaaatccgaaatacgtagtagcaaggcagaaggctggtcagagttaccgggattgaagagtagtcaggagtcgttatggcagaagcaggtctggatctcctggggcagaagagtatccaaaaatcaggcaggtccggggtcacaaaaccagggtgagccagaagcgcgagcaaacaggttccgggtgtgagctttgcagacgatctgacaccggagagctgaaagacagggccttaaatactgggagaggtagtgggcagagtaattagagcagagcagagcagggacaggtggagctagttaggctgagtagagagagtggtgagcagagtggaagaaaattaaggtggtaacccggtggagtgagaggctcatgacagttttggttgacttgtttgtcaattagagtgtggagggtgtaaatgtggtctctctctctctctctctctctctctctctcaattcaatttcaatttaagggctttattggcatgggaaacgtatgttaacattgtcaaagcaagtgaagtaggtagtaaacaaaagagaaataaacaataaatattaacagtaaacattacactcagaagttccaaaagaataaagacatttcaaatgtcatattacgtctatatacagtgttgtaacgatgggcAAATAGTTCAacattctttgtgggtctgtgtaatctgagggattaCACCTCATTTTTGTGGGCAGTGCCTACGGCggtctctctcaatagcaaggctatactcactgagtctgtatatagtcaaagctacactctctctctctctctctctctctcagatttctCTGTGTTTTCCACGAGCAGTCAAGGCGTGGCCAAGGTCCCCCAGGTTCTGCAGGTCAAAGTGAGTAATAAAAGTGAGAGTGTCCAAAAGAAAGATGGGAATGACAAAGTAACAGCGCCAAAGACAGAGGCAGAGCTCCTTATGGACAAATTTGAGAGGAtggcagaagaggagagaatttGGCCTTGtcagaaggataggagagataaagaccaggccaaagagatagagggaaagagaaaggaggaggatgtGCTGTCTAAAGAAGAGCAGCGCAGGCTGAGGAATGAGAAGGCCTTACAGGAACACCTGGACAGGGTAAAGAATCCGGAAATGACAGGCAAACAGACCAGACAACCACAATGTAAAGGTAGGACCAGGCAAAGTGACAAGGGActcaaacacaaaacatttcattcTCTGTGGTTTAAAAGCAAAGAGCACCATCGCGCTCTCCCTAAAGTTAGGTTGGTGCGTAAAACCCTTAAATTCAAATAAGCAATAAAGTGTGATggtccgcactcaaaaagatgtcgcataaagctgacgtaatttttttgttttttgtttttgtttttttcactgcatgagggatagcgtacacagatgtttctgctctctctctctctctctctctctctctctcagatttctCTGTGTTTTCCACGAGCAGTCAAGGCGTGGCCAAGGTCCCCCAGGTTCTGCAGGTCAAAGTGAGTAATAAAAGTGAGAGTGTTCAAAAGAAAGATGGGAATGACAAAGTAACAGCGCCAAAGACAGATGCAGAGCTCATTATGGACAAATTTGAGAGGATGAcagaagagggggagaaggggggccttgtcagaaggataggagagataaagaccaggccaaagagatagagggaaagagaaaggaggaggaggtgctgtctAAAGAAGAGCAGCGCAGGCTGAGGAATGAGAAGGCCTTACAGGAACACCTGGACAGGGTAGAGAATCCGGAATTGACAGGCAAACAGACCAGACAACCACAATGTAAAGGTAGGACCAGGCAAAGTGACAAGGGActcaaacacaaaacatttcattcTCTGTGGTTTAAAAGCAAAGAGCACCCTCGCGCTCTCCCTAAAGTTAGGTTGGTGCGTAAAACCCTTAAATTCAAATAAGCAATAAAGTGTGATggtccgcactcaaaaagatgtcgcataaagctgacgtcatttttttgtttttgtttttgtctttttcactgcatgagggatagcgtacacagatGTTTCTGCTTTGCATCCTTCAGGGTGGTTTAGCATCACGTTGTACTCAGACGATGCCATCTTAATCCCCATGGGGAGGCTAATAAAACTGTATTACATTTAAGTAACAGCAGTGTATCTCACTAAGGTACTGAGTTATGTGTGACTACTCCTCTGGTGcattgaaacagcctataggacttaactctacttttactgctgtgtgttattgtcctatcaaatctccattcatatatattccttttctgtccttagattactctattttcactgcatcagggctaAAGAGCAAGGACCCGCATGATCAACAGTCAGCAAAATGCAAAGGTAAAACAtgaagggggatagagagggacagaCTTTTCACAAAGTATTTGATGACACAGTGCAAAGATAAAAAGGACGAGAgatctagagagagggagacaaaaaaggacgagagagagaaagagagagagacagagagacagagagagagacacagagagagagagagagagagagagagagagagagagacagagagagagagacagagagaaattcattattagagagcggaccccatacttcgctgccatatagagcacttggttctataactgattgagccagattctaattggaatttcgattttaatattccttttaatggctcttcttgctttgtctctcagctcattcacagccatgtgaaagctacctgtgttgctgatatttagtcctagatacgtgtaatttttggtgtgttctaatagaactgtgtccaaatagaatgtatatttgtcatcctgatttcctgacctttttttggaatatcattatattcgtttttttttagattaacggtcagagcccaggtctgacagaacctgtgcagatgatctagatgctgctgtaacccctcctaagTGGGAGACAgttgcaccaggtcatctgcgtacagcagacacttgatttcagtgttgtgtagtgtgagaccaggtgctgccgattcttctaatgtttttgccaattcatagaggttaaatagtgttgcacttattgggcagccctgtttcactccacgtccctgagagaagaagtctcggcttgttgccgattttaagttgtttttagtgtacattgatttaataacatcatatgttttccctccaataccacttactATTCGTTTGTAATAAAATACCTTAGTgcaaaattgaatcaaatgctttcttgaagtctacaaagcacgagtagattttgcctttgttttggttgacttgtttgtcaattagagtgtggagggtgtaaatgtggtctctctctctctctctctctctctctctctcaattcaatttcaatttaagggctttattggcatgggaaacgtatgttaacattgtcaaagcaagtgaagtaggtagtaaacaaaagagaaataaacaataaatattaacagtaaacattacactcagaagttccaaaagaataaagacatttcaaatgtcatattacgtctatatacagtgttgtaacgatgggcAAATAGTTCAacattctttgtgggtctgtgtaatctgagggattacacctcattttgtgggcagtgcctACGGCggtctctctcaatagcaaggctatactcactgagtctgtatatagtcaaagctacactctctctctctctctctctctctcagatttctCTGTGTTTTCCACGAGCAGTCAAGGCGTGGCCAAGGTCCCCCAGGTTCTGCAGGTCAAAGTGAGTAATAAAAGTGAGAGTGTCCAAAAGAAAGATGGGAATGACAAAGTAACAGCGCCAAAGACAGAGGCAGAGCTCCTTATGGACAAATTTGAGAGGAtggcagaagaggagagaatttGGCCTTGtcagaaggataggagagataaagaccaggccaaagagatagagggaaagagaaaggaggaggatgtGCTGTCTAAAGAAGAGCAGCGCAGGCTGAGGAATGAGAAGGCCTTACAGGAACACCTGGACAGGGTAAAGAATCCGGAAATGACAGGCAAACAGACCAGACAACCACAATGTAAAGGTAGGACCAGGCAAAGTGACAAGGGActcaaacacaaaacatttcattcTCTGTGGTTTAAAAGCAAAGAGCACCATCGCGCTCTCCCTAAAGTTAGGTTGGTGCGTAAAACCCTTAAATTCAAATAAGCAATAAAGTGTGATggtccgcactcaaaaagatgtcgcataaagctgacgtcattttttttgtttttgtctttttcactgcatgagggatagcgtacacagatgtttctgctctctctctctctctctctctctctctctctctctctctctctctcagatttctCTGTGTTTTCCACGAGCAGTCAAGGCGTGGCCAAGGTCCCCCAGGTTCTGCAGGTCAAAGTGAGTAATAAAAGTGAGAGTGTCCAAAAGAAAGATGGGAATGACAAAGTAACAGCGCAAAAGACAGATGCAGAGCTCATTATGGACAAATTTGAGAGGATGACAGAAGAGGGAAGAAGGGGGCCTTGtcagaaggataggagagataaagaccaggccaaagagatagagggaaagagaaaggaggaggaggtgctgtctAAAGAAGAGCAGCGCAGGCTGAGGAATGAGAAGGCCTTACAGGAACACCTGGACAGGGTAGAGAATCCGGAATTGACAGGCAAACAGACCAGACAACCACAATGTAAAGGTAGGACCAGGCAAAGTGACAAGGGActcaaacacaaaacatttcattcTCTGTGGTTTAAAAGAAAAGAGCACCCTCGCGCTCTCCCTAAAGTTAGGTTGGTGCGTAAAACCCTTAAATTCAAATAAGCAATGAAGTGTGATggtccgcactcaaaaagatgtcgcataaagctgatgtcattttttttgtttttgtttttgtctttttcaCTGCATGAGGGATAGCATACACAGATGTTTCTGCTTTGCATCCTTCAGGGTGGTTTAGCATCACGTTGTACTCAGATGATGCCATCTTAATCCCCATGGGGAGGCTAATAAAACTGTATTACATTTAAGTAACAGCAGTGTATCTCACTAAGGTACTGAGTTATATGTGACAACTCCTCTGGTGcattgaaacagcctataggacttaactctacttttactgctgtgtgttattgtcctatcaaatctccattcatatatattccttttctgtccttagattactctattttcactgcatcagggctaAAGAGCAAGGACCTGCATGATCAACAGTCAGCAAAGTGCAAAGGTAAAACAtgaagggggatagagagggacagaCTTTTCACAAAGTATTTGATGACACAGTGCAAAGCTAAAAAGGacgagagatatagagagagggagacaaaaagggacgagagagagaaagagagagagacagagaaagagagagagagagagagagagaaacagagagagacacagagagacatagagagagagagagagagagagagagagagagagagagagagagagagagagagagagagagagagatagagaaagagcgagacagagagagagagacagagagaaattcattattagagagcggaccccatacttcgctgccatatagagcacttggttctataactgattgagccagattctaattggaatttcgattttaatattccttttaatggctcttcttgctttgtctctcagctcattcacagccatgtgaaagctacctgtgttgctgatatttagtcctagatacgtgtaattttgtaatttacgtagaatttatatttgtcatcctgatttcctgaccttttttttgaatatcattatattcgtttttttttagattaaaggtcagagcccaggtctgacagaacctgtgcagatgatctagatgctgctgtaacccctcctaagTGGGAGACAgttgcaccaggtcatctgcgtacagcatacacttgatttcagtgttgtgtagggtgagaccaggtgctgccgattcttctaatgtttttgccaattcatagaggttaaatagtgttgcacttattgggcagccctgtttcactccacgtccctgagagaagaagtctcggcttgttgccgattttaagttgtttttagtgtacattgatttaataacatcatatgttttccctccaataccacttactATTCGTTTGTAATAAAATACCTTAGTgcaaaattgaatcaaatgctttcttgaagtctacaaagcacgagtagattttgcctttgttttggttgacttgtttgtcaattagagtgtggaggggtgtaaatgtggtctctctctctctctctctcaattcaatttcaatttaagggctttattggcatgggaaacgtatgttaacattgtcaaagcaagtgaagtaggtagtaaacaaaagagaaataaacaataaatattaacagtaaacattacactcagaagttccaaaagaataaagacatttcaaatgtcatattacgtCTATATATAGTGTTGTAACGATGGGCAAATAGTTCAacattctttgtgggtctgtgtaatctgagggattacacctcattttgtgggcagtgcctACGGCGGTCTCTCTCAATAGCaatgctatgctcactgagtctgtatatagtcaaagcttctctctctctctctctctctc
Encoded proteins:
- the LOC121540658 gene encoding calponin homology domain-containing protein DDB_G0272472-like isoform X1 — its product is MGEEQQMLKKQARLTETLSDRKRRDGEERKEDENKCVKEAREGDRRELLKEKRLSAEENMTHMEKQMRELEVKDSSIFSAGAEVKQTQCKDVSMVTATESKTLNPQKDQPAKCKEFSVFSTSSQGVAKIPQVLQVKVSNKSESVQKKDGNDKVTAPKTDAELIMDKFERMTEEGRRGPCQKDRRDKDQAKEIEGKRKEEEVLSKEEQRRLRNEKALQEHLDRVENPELTGKQTRQPQCKDYSIFTASGLKSKDPHDQQSAKCKDFSVFSTSSQGVAKVPQVLQVKVSNKSESVQKKDGNDKVTAPKTEAELLMDKFERMAEEERIWPCQKDRRDKDQAKEIEGKRKEEDVLSKEEQRRLRNEKALQEHLDRVKNPEMTGKQTRQPQCKDYSIFTASGLKSKDPHDQQSAKCKDFSVFSTSSQGVAKVPQVLQVKVSNKSESVQKKDGNDKVTAPKTEAELLMDKFERMAEEERIWPCQKDRRDKDQAKEIEGKRKEEDVLSKEEQRRLRNEKALQEHLDRVKNPEMTGKQTRQPQCKDFSVFSTSSQGVAKVPQVLQVKVSNKSESVQKKDGNDKVTAQKTDAELIMDKFERMTEEGRRGPCQKDRRDKDQAKEIEGKRKEEEVLSKEEQRRLRNEKALQEHLDRVENPELTGKQTRQPQCKDYSIFTASGLKSKDLHDQQSAKCKAGKNRLATFLKTLVCRKTKA
- the LOC121540658 gene encoding calponin homology domain-containing protein DDB_G0272472-like isoform X2, which produces MGEEQQMLKKQARLTETLSDRKRRDGEERKEDENKCVKEAREGDRRELLKEKRLSAEENMTHMEKQMRELEVKDSSIFSAGAEVKQTQCKDVSMVTATESKTLNPQKDQPAKCKEFSVFSTSSQGVAKIPQVLQVKVSNKSESVQKKDGNDKVTAPKTDAELIMDKFERMTEEGRRGPCQKDRRDKDQAKEIEGKRKEEEVLSKEEQRRLRNEKALQEHLDRVENPELTGKQTRQPQCKDFSVFSTSSQGVAKVPQVLQVKVSNKSESVQKKDGNDKVTAPKTEAELLMDKFERMAEEERIWPCQKDRRDKDQAKEIEGKRKEEDVLSKEEQRRLRNEKALQEHLDRVKNPEMTGKQTRQPQCKDYSIFTASGLKSKDPHDQQSAKCKDFSVFSTSSQGVAKVPQVLQVKVSNKSESVQKKDGNDKVTAPKTEAELLMDKFERMAEEERIWPCQKDRRDKDQAKEIEGKRKEEDVLSKEEQRRLRNEKALQEHLDRVKNPEMTGKQTRQPQCKDFSVFSTSSQGVAKVPQVLQVKVSNKSESVQKKDGNDKVTAQKTDAELIMDKFERMTEEGRRGPCQKDRRDKDQAKEIEGKRKEEEVLSKEEQRRLRNEKALQEHLDRVENPELTGKQTRQPQCKDYSIFTASGLKSKDLHDQQSAKCKAGKNRLATFLKTLVCRKTKA
- the LOC121540658 gene encoding vicilin-like seed storage protein At2g18540 isoform X4, whose translation is MGEEQQMLKKQARLTETLSDRKRRDGEERKEDENKCVKEAREGDRRELLKEKRLSAEENMTHMEKQMRELEVKDSSIFSAGAEVKQTQCKDVSMVTATESKTLNPQKDQPAKCKDFSVFSTSSQGVAKVPQVLQVKVSNKSESVQKKDGNDKVTAPKTEAELLMDKFERMAEEERIWPCQKDRRDKDQAKEIEGKRKEEDVLSKEEQRRLRNEKALQEHLDRVKNPEMTGKQTRQPQCKDYSIFTASGLKSKDPHDQQSAKCKDFSVFSTSSQGVAKVPQVLQVKVSNKSESVQKKDGNDKVTAPKTEAELLMDKFERMAEEERIWPCQKDRRDKDQAKEIEGKRKEEDVLSKEEQRRLRNEKALQEHLDRVKNPEMTGKQTRQPQCKDFSVFSTSSQGVAKVPQVLQVKVSNKSESVQKKDGNDKVTAQKTDAELIMDKFERMTEEGRRGPCQKDRRDKDQAKEIEGKRKEEEVLSKEEQRRLRNEKALQEHLDRVENPELTGKQTRQPQCKDYSIFTASGLKSKDLHDQQSAKCKAGKNRLATFLKTLVCRKTKA
- the LOC121540658 gene encoding calponin homology domain-containing protein DDB_G0272472-like isoform X3 — protein: MVTATESKTLNPQKDQPAKCKEFSVFSTSSQGVAKIPQVLQVKVSNKSESVQKKDGNDKVTAPKTDAELIMDKFERMTEEGRRGPCQKDRRDKDQAKEIEGKRKEEEVLSKEEQRRLRNEKALQEHLDRVENPELTGKQTRQPQCKDYSIFTASGLKSKDPHDQQSAKCKDFSVFSTSSQGVAKVPQVLQVKVSNKSESVQKKDGNDKVTAPKTEAELLMDKFERMAEEERIWPCQKDRRDKDQAKEIEGKRKEEDVLSKEEQRRLRNEKALQEHLDRVKNPEMTGKQTRQPQCKDYSIFTASGLKSKDPHDQQSAKCKDFSVFSTSSQGVAKVPQVLQVKVSNKSESVQKKDGNDKVTAPKTEAELLMDKFERMAEEERIWPCQKDRRDKDQAKEIEGKRKEEDVLSKEEQRRLRNEKALQEHLDRVKNPEMTGKQTRQPQCKDFSVFSTSSQGVAKVPQVLQVKVSNKSESVQKKDGNDKVTAQKTDAELIMDKFERMTEEGRRGPCQKDRRDKDQAKEIEGKRKEEEVLSKEEQRRLRNEKALQEHLDRVENPELTGKQTRQPQCKDYSIFTASGLKSKDLHDQQSAKCKAGKNRLATFLKTLVCRKTKA